A window of Bos taurus isolate L1 Dominette 01449 registration number 42190680 breed Hereford chromosome 19, ARS-UCD2.0, whole genome shotgun sequence contains these coding sequences:
- the CD300LF gene encoding CMRF35-like molecule 1 isoform X1 → MHLPLLFCLFLRLSGSSAISGPRAVRGVEQGSLTVQCQYDPGYEHYVKWWCRGAAWNNCRFVVKTTGSEKEVKAGRVSIRDNQKDRSFTVTMEELRLDDSDTYWCGIERTGTDLGNKVEVTIDPAPTTVPTTPPTASTVNTKDNIRFSAATGHHSNDSDGLKLSVLLPLIFAVLLLLFMVASLVAWRMAKRPKKASGTSPVQVLQPLGSDICYADLNLQQIEKPSDSSRKKASGRAPSSPQAYSGDGDYANTADVFRDNIPYTPLTPKTSSLQAEVSRDSITYAALSLDTSDEQPTYSNMEHLNNPPPSRILEKSTVYSTIRKP, encoded by the exons ATGCACCTGCCGCTGctcttctgcctcttcctccGGCTTTCAG GCTCATCTGCCATCTCGGGTCCCAGAGCAGTGAGAGGTGTGGAGCAGGGCTCACTGACTGTGCAGTGTCAATATGACCCTGGGTATGAGCACTACGTGAAGTGGTGGTGCCGGGGGGCTGCCTGGAACAACTGTCGCTTCGTTGTTAAAACCACTGGATCAGAGAAGGAGGTGAAGGCGGGCCGCGTGTCCATCAGGGACAACCAGAAAGACCGCTCTTTCACCGTGACCATGGAGGAGCTCAGGCTGGACGATTCAGACACTTACTGGTGTGGGATTGAGAGAACTGGAACTGACCTGGGGAACAAAGTAGAAGTGACCATTGACCCAG CACCAACTACAGTGCCGACCACCCCTCCCACCGCCTCCACCGTCAACACAAAAGATAATATTCGCTTCTCAGCTGCGACCGGCCACCACTCCAACGACAG CGACGGCCTGAAGCTCAGCGTCCTCCTTCCTCTCATCTTTGCCGTGTTGCTGCTTCTCTTCATGGTGGCCTCACTTGTGGCTTGGAGAATGGCGAAGCGACCGAAGAAAG ctTCTGGGACATCCCCAGTGCAG GTGCTTCAGCCCCTGGGGAGCGACATCTGCTACGCAGACCTGAACCTGCAGCAGATTGAAAAGCCCTCTGACTCCTCCCGGAAGAAGGCCTCTGGGAGGGCCCCCTCCTCCCCGCAGGCCTACTCAGGGGACGGGGACTATGCCAACACG GCTGACGTTTTCAGGGACAACATCCCCTACACCCCTCTAACCCCGAAGACATCTTCACTGCAGGCTGAGGTTTCCAGGGACAGCATCACCTACGCAGCTCTGTCTTTGGACACCTCGGATGAACAGCCAACCTACAGCAACATGGAGCATCTCAACAACCCCCCTCCCAGCAGGATCCTTGAGAAGTCCACAGTGTACAGCACCATCAGAAAGCCTTAG
- the CD300LF gene encoding CMRF35-like molecule 1 isoform X2 — translation MHLPLLFCLFLRLSGSSAISGPRAVRGVEQGSLTVQCQYDPGYEHYVKWWCRGAAWNNCRFVVKTTGSEKEVKAGRVSIRDNQKDRSFTVTMEELRLDDSDTYWCGIERTGTDLGNKVEVTIDPDNIRFSAATGHHSNDSDGLKLSVLLPLIFAVLLLLFMVASLVAWRMAKRPKKASGTSPVQVLQPLGSDICYADLNLQQIEKPSDSSRKKASGRAPSSPQAYSGDGDYANTADVFRDNIPYTPLTPKTSSLQAEVSRDSITYAALSLDTSDEQPTYSNMEHLNNPPPSRILEKSTVYSTIRKP, via the exons ATGCACCTGCCGCTGctcttctgcctcttcctccGGCTTTCAG GCTCATCTGCCATCTCGGGTCCCAGAGCAGTGAGAGGTGTGGAGCAGGGCTCACTGACTGTGCAGTGTCAATATGACCCTGGGTATGAGCACTACGTGAAGTGGTGGTGCCGGGGGGCTGCCTGGAACAACTGTCGCTTCGTTGTTAAAACCACTGGATCAGAGAAGGAGGTGAAGGCGGGCCGCGTGTCCATCAGGGACAACCAGAAAGACCGCTCTTTCACCGTGACCATGGAGGAGCTCAGGCTGGACGATTCAGACACTTACTGGTGTGGGATTGAGAGAACTGGAACTGACCTGGGGAACAAAGTAGAAGTGACCATTGACCCAG ATAATATTCGCTTCTCAGCTGCGACCGGCCACCACTCCAACGACAG CGACGGCCTGAAGCTCAGCGTCCTCCTTCCTCTCATCTTTGCCGTGTTGCTGCTTCTCTTCATGGTGGCCTCACTTGTGGCTTGGAGAATGGCGAAGCGACCGAAGAAAG ctTCTGGGACATCCCCAGTGCAG GTGCTTCAGCCCCTGGGGAGCGACATCTGCTACGCAGACCTGAACCTGCAGCAGATTGAAAAGCCCTCTGACTCCTCCCGGAAGAAGGCCTCTGGGAGGGCCCCCTCCTCCCCGCAGGCCTACTCAGGGGACGGGGACTATGCCAACACG GCTGACGTTTTCAGGGACAACATCCCCTACACCCCTCTAACCCCGAAGACATCTTCACTGCAGGCTGAGGTTTCCAGGGACAGCATCACCTACGCAGCTCTGTCTTTGGACACCTCGGATGAACAGCCAACCTACAGCAACATGGAGCATCTCAACAACCCCCCTCCCAGCAGGATCCTTGAGAAGTCCACAGTGTACAGCACCATCAGAAAGCCTTAG
- the CD300LF gene encoding CMRF35-like molecule 1 isoform X3: MHLPLLFCLFLRLSGSSAISGPRAVRGVEQGSLTVQCQYDPGYEHYVKWWCRGAAWNNCRFVVKTTGSEKEVKAGRVSIRDNQKDRSFTVTMEELRLDDSDTYWCGIERTGTDLGNKVEVTIDPAATGHHSNDSDGLKLSVLLPLIFAVLLLLFMVASLVAWRMAKRPKKASGTSPVQVLQPLGSDICYADLNLQQIEKPSDSSRKKASGRAPSSPQAYSGDGDYANTADVFRDNIPYTPLTPKTSSLQAEVSRDSITYAALSLDTSDEQPTYSNMEHLNNPPPSRILEKSTVYSTIRKP; encoded by the exons ATGCACCTGCCGCTGctcttctgcctcttcctccGGCTTTCAG GCTCATCTGCCATCTCGGGTCCCAGAGCAGTGAGAGGTGTGGAGCAGGGCTCACTGACTGTGCAGTGTCAATATGACCCTGGGTATGAGCACTACGTGAAGTGGTGGTGCCGGGGGGCTGCCTGGAACAACTGTCGCTTCGTTGTTAAAACCACTGGATCAGAGAAGGAGGTGAAGGCGGGCCGCGTGTCCATCAGGGACAACCAGAAAGACCGCTCTTTCACCGTGACCATGGAGGAGCTCAGGCTGGACGATTCAGACACTTACTGGTGTGGGATTGAGAGAACTGGAACTGACCTGGGGAACAAAGTAGAAGTGACCATTGACCCAG CTGCGACCGGCCACCACTCCAACGACAG CGACGGCCTGAAGCTCAGCGTCCTCCTTCCTCTCATCTTTGCCGTGTTGCTGCTTCTCTTCATGGTGGCCTCACTTGTGGCTTGGAGAATGGCGAAGCGACCGAAGAAAG ctTCTGGGACATCCCCAGTGCAG GTGCTTCAGCCCCTGGGGAGCGACATCTGCTACGCAGACCTGAACCTGCAGCAGATTGAAAAGCCCTCTGACTCCTCCCGGAAGAAGGCCTCTGGGAGGGCCCCCTCCTCCCCGCAGGCCTACTCAGGGGACGGGGACTATGCCAACACG GCTGACGTTTTCAGGGACAACATCCCCTACACCCCTCTAACCCCGAAGACATCTTCACTGCAGGCTGAGGTTTCCAGGGACAGCATCACCTACGCAGCTCTGTCTTTGGACACCTCGGATGAACAGCCAACCTACAGCAACATGGAGCATCTCAACAACCCCCCTCCCAGCAGGATCCTTGAGAAGTCCACAGTGTACAGCACCATCAGAAAGCCTTAG